TAAATTTGTAAGAACTGAACAGAAATTCATCTATGAAAAAGATAAGCATCGCCAGCGACCATGCAGGTTACGCGTATAAAGAAGCGATTAAAAAACATTTCGCCGGGCAATACCAGATCGAAGATTTTGGTACCTTTTCGGAAGACTCGGTAGATTACCCCGATTTTGTGCACCCAAGTGCAGAATCAGTAGAAACCGGCCGTAATGAACTTGGCATCCTTATATGTGGCAGCGGAAACGGCGTGCAGATGACGGCGAACAAACATAAAGCAATTCGCTGTGCACTTTGCTGGATGCCCGAACTCGCAGAACTGGCAAGAAAGCACAACAATGCAAACATGATCGCGCTGCCGGCCCGCTTCATTGCGGTAGAATTGGCTATTGACGTTGTGGAAAAATTCCTTACAACTGATTTTGAAGCCGGACGGCATCAGCTGCGGGTAGATAAGATCCCGTGCTAAATTTCATTTAATATTACAAATAAAAATATGGCTAAAAAAAGCAAATTTATATCTCATAAAAACAATCAGAAACTCCAGGATCTTGGACGTTTGATATTGGGTTTTATGAACAAGCAGTCCACTAAAATATATAATTACAAGCAAATTGCAGACGGCATCGACTACCGGAACCCGCGCCAGCGAGAACTTGTAATTCAAGCGCTGCACCGACTCCTTTCGGATCAGCGTGTAAAAGAGGTAGAAAAAGGCAAATACATCATCAATCTTAAGATAGAAGGTACTGTTTCCGGTACAATTGATTTCAACCAGGCAGGTAATGCATACGTAAAAGTAGAAGAATTTGATGATGATGTCTTCATTCATTCAAAAAACGTAAAGGATGCGCTTCAGGGAGATCAGGTTCTTATCGTGACTTACCATTTTAAAGGGAAGAAACTTGAAGGATCCGTTTTGGAAGTCATCAAAAGAAACCGTGAAGAATTTGTGGGTACTTTTCAGTTGATTAACCATAAGGATTTCGGATTCGTGGTTTGCGATAAAAAGACCATAAATACAGACATTTTTGTACCCAAAGGAAAGATTGGAGGTGCTCAGGATGGTGATAAAGTAGTGGTGAAGATGACCGACTGGAAATCCGGCGAAAAAAACCCTGAAGGAGAAATCATCAAGGTTTTAGGTGCTCCCGGCGAACACGAAACCGAGATACACTCTATTTTAGCTGAGTATGGCCTGCCCTACTCTTTCCCGGCCGAAGTGGAAAAAGAAGCCGATGATATCGACAGGACAATTCATGATTCTGAAGTTGCCAAACGCCGCGATATGCGCGGGATCTGCACATTTACAATAGACCCGAAAGACGCAAAAGATTTTGATGATGCGCTTTCAATTCAGAAATTAAATAACGGTAACTGGGAAATTGGCGTACACATCGCCGATGTTTCGCATTACGTACAACCGGGCACTTTGCTCGATGACGAAGCGTATGACCGTGCAACATCAGTGTATTTAGTCGACCGTGTGGTGCCGATGCTTCCTGAGGTTTTAAGTAATGATGTCTGCTCACTAAGGCCAAACGAAGATAAATATACGTTTTCAGCCGTTTTTGAAATGGACGAAAATGCAGACGTGGTGAATGAATGGTTCGGCAGAACCGTGATCCATTCAGACCGCAGATTTGCTTATGAAGAAGCGCAGGAAAGAATAGAAACAGGCACTGGCGACCTTGCTGAAGAAATTTTAACGCTCGACCGTCTCGCGAAGATCCTCAGAAAAGAGAGAATTAGAAACGGAGCAATTACTTTCGACCGCAGCGAAGTTAGGTTCAACCTGGACGAAAACAGCGAACCGATTGGCGTTTACTTTAAAATCAGTAAAGATTCCAACCATCTGATTGAAGAATTTATGCTTTTGGCCAACCGGAAAGTATCAGAATTTATATCGCTTAACAGAAAAGGAGAACCCACAGCAAATACTTTCATCTATAGAATTCACGATGATCCCGATCCTACTAAATTAGAGGCTTTAAGAGATTTCGTGGGTACTTTTGGCTATCAGATGGATCTCGCGAATACCAAAAAAGTTGCCGAGTCTTTAAACAGATTATTGCAGGATGTAAAAGGTAAAGGTGAAGAAAATATGATTGAGACGCTCGCAATGCGTTCGATGAGTAAGGCCGTATATTCCACCAATCCTATTGGTCACTATGGTTTAGGATTCGATTTTTATTCACATTTCACCTCCCCGATCCGGCGTTATCCTGATCTTATCGCACACAGGCTTTTGCAGCACTATCTGGATGGCGGCAAGTCTCCAAATAAACAGGATTACGAAGAAAAAAGCAAGCACTGCAGCGCCATGGAGCGTTTGGCAGCCGATGCGGAAAGAGATTCTATCAAATTCATGCAGGTGAAATTCATGGAGAAACATTTGGGTGAAGAGTTCACCGGCGTTATTTCGGGAGTTGCAGATTTTGGTTTCTGGGTTCAGATTCCGGAAAACGGTGCTGAAGGACTTATAAAACTCCGCGATCTGATGGACGATTCTTACTCATACGACCCGAAAAACCACCTCGTACACGGCGCTAGAACGGGCAACCAGTTCCAGTTGGGCGATAAGGTGAGAATTAAAGTAATGAAAGCCAATTTAATTCAGAAACAACTCGATTTTAAAATCATCACTGATTAAGCTATTTCTTCAGCACTTGCCGGAAATACCACAGTAGATTGTTACCTTATGATAGAACTTATTTTATCGGCGGTCGGATTAGGGATCATGCTCAGTCTTGTTTTTATCGGGCCCATTTTCTTTTTGTTAATTGAAACCAGTTTTTGCCGCGGGCCGAAACATGCGATAGCACTTGATTTCGGAGTGATTGTAGCGGATATTCTGTGTATTGCCGCTGCTTTTTTTGCGAGCGGCGATCTGGTGCAGATCATCGACAAACATCCGGGTTTTTACAGGATAACAGCCTTTATTATCCTGATTTACGCGGTTTATATGATCGTATCAAAAACAAAAATGCACCTTCCGGGCGAAGAGAAACTTATCGGACAGAATTATTTTAAAACCTTCCTGAACGGTTTCTTTTTTAATATTTTAAACATCGGGGTCGTTCTATTTTGGTTGGTAACCGTTATTTCGGTGCGCAATGCCTATCCCAAACTGGATGATTTTATGTTGTACATGGCCCTCGTTGTGTCGACATATCTGGTGATTGATTTTCTTAAGATTTACCTTGCCAAGCAGTTCCATTATAAACTTACCGATAAGCTGGCAACCCAGATCCGGAAAGGTGTCGGGTATATTTTAATCGTTTTCAGTATATTCATTTTCCTTCAGAGCTTTAAGAAATTCAATCAGTTCGACAGACAGTTGGAGGAAGCAGAACAAACCCAACAAAAACCGCGATAATGCGTACAACTGTATTTCCGGCATCATTAAAAAATGGTGATAAAATCGCGGTGATTTCGCCGGCAGGCTCGGTGAACGAAATTCAACTCGAAAAGGGTTTGGAGTTAATAAAATCAAAAGGCTATGAAGCTGTTTTAGGTCCGAATCTTTATACTGAATTTTCGCGCGGCTACTCATATGCCGGCACGGAGACCGAAAGGATTTCCGATATGAACTGGGCGCTGAACGACAGTGAAATTGCAACTGTATGGACGTCAAGAGGCGGCTACGGCTGCCAGCATCTGCTTCCACATATTAAACTCGATGGCTTCCGGAAAAATCCGAAATGGTACATTGGTTATTCCGATAACACGGCGGTACAAAGTTACCTGCTTAAAAAAGGTTACGCTTCATTGCATGCGCAGACGGTAAAAACCTCAGGCTTTGGCGTAAGTGACGAGAGTTACGCGCTTACATTTGATATTTTAGAAGGTAAATTGCCCTCGTATGCGATACCAAATAACAGGTTTAACAGGTGCGGTTCCGTTACCGGCCAATTGGTTGGAGGCAATCTGGCATTAATTTATGCATTGCTCGCCACACCCTACTCGTTCGACTTCAAGGACAGAATACTTTTTATCGAAGATATTGGCGAGAAATTTTACGCGCTGGACCGAATGCTGATGTCGCTTGAACTTGCAGGAGTTTTTAAGAAAATTAAAGGTCTCATCGTGGGCGGAATGACCCTGATGGAAGACGAAAATGACAATAAAGACTACGAAAAAAATTTTGACGATTTTGCCTACAGCATTATCTCGGAACGCATTTCCGGCTATGATTTCCCGGTACTTTTCGGTTTCCCAAATGGCCATATTTTCGAAAACTGGCCGCTGATCATCGGTGCTGATGTTAAAGTGGAAGTTGGTGACTCATCTAAAATTACGTTTTAATGGACTATTTAGACATTTCGAAGTATCTGTTGGCCACATTGCTTATTATTGCGGGGATTCTGCATTTTATTCAGCCGAAATTTTTCGAAAGAATTGTTCCGAAGTATCTTCCAGCAGCGAAATTATTAGTCCTGCTTAGCGGTATCGCGGAAGTTATTTGCGGCGTATTGCTCATCACCCATCAGACGCAAAGTATTGGAGCCTATCTTACAATTGCGTTACTGATCGCGGTTTTCCCGGCAAATATCGAGATGGCAAGACTTTATTATGTGAAGAAAAAGAAAGGTTTTTGGATCACGGTTTTACGGTTGCCTCTGCAGATTCTGCTGATTTGGTGGGCATTTAAATTCATTGAATAATGGCTGATCATAACGATTTCGGAAAGCTTGCGGAAGACCTTGCGGCAGATTTTCTTGCCCGGAAAAATTATCGCATTTTAGCCCGGAATTTCCGCTATCAAAAAGCAGAGATCGACATCATTGCCCAATTTCAGGAGGTTATTGTGATTGTAGAAGTGAAAGCCAGAAGTTATGACACCCTTATTGAGCCTCAGGAGGCAGTGACAAAAAAGAAAATTAAATCCATTGTTCTGTGTGCAGACTTCTACATGCAGCAAAGCAATATCGACCGGGAAGTGCGTTTTGATATCATCACAGTATTGCCCGATAAGTCGGGAGCGCTGCAGATTAATCACATCGAAGATGCTTTCCAGAGTTTCGATGCCAATTAAAATTAATAATAAGTGAAAACAGCATTCATCACCGGAGCTACTTCCGGTATAGGTAAGGCCACCGCAAGACTGCTTGCGTCGCAAGGTTTCAGGCTTATTCTGTGTGGCAGACGAGCTGATGCATTAAAAGAAATATCTGCTGAACTTTCAGCTTTAACCGAAATATTTAGTTTGAATTTTGATCAGCGTAACCGGGATGAGGTTGAAACTTCGTTCAAGTCGCTTCCTTCAGAGTGGCAGACGGTTGATGTGCTTATCAATAACGCAGGAAATGCGCACGGCCTCGATTCGATTGCAGACGGAAATCCGGATGACTGGGATGCTATGCTAGACGGAAACGTAAAAGGGTTGCTTTATGTTTCTAAAATGATCATTCCGGGTATGAAAGAAAGAAATTCCGGTCACATCGTGAACATTTCTTCGGTTGCAGCACGACAAACCTATGCAAATGGAGTAGTGTACTGCGCGTCTAAACGTGCGGTTGATGTTATTTCAGAAGGGATGCGGCTGGAACTGACAGAGTTTGGAATTAAAGTCACCAACATTCAGCCAGGTCTTGTGGAAACTGATTTTTCGAAAGTCCGTTTCAAAGGTGATGAAGAAAGAGCCGATGCGGTTTATCAAGGCTATAAAGCTTTGGAAGCGAAGGATATTGCGGATGCGATTTCATACTGCATCAGCGCGCCCGAACACGTTACTATTTCGGATTTAACGATTTACCCGAAAGTTCAGAGCGAACCAAGAACAGTTTATAAAAATTTATAAAAGCTAATGAATGGGCGGTTTTTACCTCCAAATATTCAACACGACATGAAAATCCTACACATCGAAACCTCTTCCAGAAACTGTTCAGTCGCAATCTCCGATGGTGATGAACTTTTATGTCTGTGCGAAGAAGTCTCTGAAAACTATAAACAGTCCGAAAGCCTCCACACCTTTGTAGAATGGGCGTTGGAAGGTGCCGGAATTGCACTGAATGATCTTGATGCAGTGTCGCTGGGCATGGGTCCCGGATCTTACACCGGCCTGCGTATCGGCTCTTCTGCGGCCAAAGGATTCTGTTATGGCCTCCAAATTCCGCTTATCGCCGTTAATTCTCTTGAAACGATGATTGAGCCGTTTCTAGATCAGAACTTCGACTTCATCGTTCCATTGCTTGATGCCAGGCGAATGGAGGTTTATACAGCCCATTTCGACGGAAATTCAGGGCAGATGCTCACGCAAACCGAAGCCAGTATAATCGACCAAGATTCTTTTCAGGAATTTCTCGGTAAGAAAGTCGTGTTTGTGGGTGATGGTGCTTTAAAAGCCAAAGGGGTTCTGCAACTTCCCGACGCAGAATTTAACTCAGATGTTTATCCGTCGGCAAAATTCCTGATCAAAAAAGCGGTTGAAAAATTCAGGAACAAAGATTTTGAGGACGTAGCTTATTTTGAACCTTTTTATCTGAAAGAATTTCAAGGACTTAAAAAAAAGAAAACCGAAGATTAACTTCGGTTTTTTATTATTTTATTAAGGCCTCTTGCGGTGGATTCATGATTGTCGGCTGAGAAATGTTACCGTTACGTGGTTTTCGGGGCGTTCTCGTTTCCGAATTTCCCGGTGCACGCGGGAAACCCTGCGGCTGCACCTGTGCAGGTCTGTCCCCTGCTGGCTGATCGGGTGTTGTAGCGGCGGGCATCGCATCCGCCTTATTTCCCATCTCATCGGTCATTTCAAGCGTTAAATCACTTCGGAGGTATTTCAGCATTTCTTCGGCCTTCGCACCTTCTAGGGTTTTGGAGTAATTCAGCGCAATTTGCTCAAGTTGAAGGATCATTATTTCTTTTCCTACGGTTTTTCCTGAATTGAACGCATTGAGAAGCGCAAACTTAGGTACAAGCGCGTCTTTCGGATATTGCTGGAGCGCAGATTCAATCATCGATCTACTTTCGTCATATTGGCCTGCCGAATAAAGATCAAACGCCTGCGAATAAATTTTCTCCACTTCTTCAGAAGATTTCGCGAAAGTATTGTCGCGTGGGTTTTTCACAAATTCCGCATACGAGGTGTATGGAAATTCGGTTAAAATCATTTGCTTCGCTCTTTCTGCAGTTGCGGGGTCTTTTTCGTAATTAAAAGCGAAAATACTGTATAATGCCTGTAGTTTGGTGTCTTCCTGAGGCTGCGCATAAACAAGGTCATACAGCGTTCTGCTCGCAAGCGGAGTATCAGAAAAATAAGCTTCGTACATTCTTCCAAGCCCTAAGGTGGCGGTATCTCGCGCATTTTTAAGGGCTAAAATTTCATCTGAATTTGTTGGAATTTTTTCGATATAAAAGCTGGGTTCCAGTCGGCGCGGATCCGGAGCAGAGGCAATGCCCATCGCTTCGTTTTTCATATCTTCAATGGAGTTGCTTCGTGCAGAAGTACGCCAGTTGTCGCTGAGCCCGCGGCTACCCCACATTTGTTTAAAGGTAGATTCACCTTTCGCCACTGTGCTCTGGTTGGCGAAATAAAAACCGCCTTTGCCGCCTTCAAAATCCTGAAAACCACCTTGGCTTCCTGCGAAAACAGAGTTGGCAGCATAATCTCCCGTATCAAAACCTTTGCTCCGTTCGTCTAGCTTACGCTGTAGTTCTTCCTGAGCTTCCTTGGTTTTGATGGCGTCAATCACTTTGTTGAAGTAAGCAATTCTTTCAGCCTCAGGCATCCTGGTTAATGCAAGAATACTGTCGTTTTTCTTTATTAAATAGTAATTTTTAGAAACTTCTTTGATGTTTTCAGACCGCTGCTGAAGCAAAATTTTTGAAGGTTGATAAGTCATTACCGCAAGTGCCGAATCGTAATAGGCACCTGCCGCCAAGTAGTCGCTGTCCTCAAAGAAACCTCTTCCAATCTCGAAATAACTGAGACCCCGAATTTGCGGATCCGACATTTTTTCTTTCAGTGACTGCGCAAAGAAGGCTTTGGCTTCATCTTTTTTATTTGCGTTGTTGGCCATAATACCCAGCGCATAATAGAACTCATTCTTGCGGGATGCATAGGTTCCTTTTTTACTTATTTTCTCCAGATATTCCCGTGCACCTTCGTAATCATCATCTTTTCCGTTAAATGTTTTTGCAATTTCTACCTGCGACTTCACTTCAAACTCAAAGTTGTTTGCGTTTTTATAGGCTGAGACAAAACTTTCGCGTGCTTCTTCCTTCCGGTCGAGGTTTGCGAGGATCTGTCCGCGTAAAAAAGCAATCCGGCTCCTGAGTTTACTGTTTTTATTTAAACTGTACGCCTCTTCAAGCTGCGCGATTGCCTCTTCTTTTTTACCGGATTCCAAAAGCATTTCAGAGTAATAAAGACTGAGGAGTTTTTGATGGTCTTTCTTTAATTTTTTACTGTTTTTTAAATCAGCGAAAACTTCACCTGCACGGTAATAATCGCCCATTTTAGAATAAGCCAGACCCTGATAAATCCTTGCAAGATCTATCCTTTTATCGTTTCGCATATTGGCAAAAACATAATTTAGTCCGTCTAAAGCTTCAAGAGGCTTATTTTGGTAGATCCGCGATTGTGCGAGCAAGATATTGGCATCAAAAATCTTTTTGTTTTTCTCTTCGCCGCCTTTCATTACAGAATATTTTGCAATAGCCTTCAGCGCTTTAGCTTCTGAAATTTCGAGGATGCTCGCGCCACTTTTTATTCCCGCATTGCTTTGCGCCATTTCGCCCGGAACACCGGGGCCGCCCATTCCAATATTACCGGGTGCGGTATCATCACCAAACATGCCGCCGGCCTGCAGATCCGTGCCTAGAGGTTGCTCATCGTAGGTAAGGAGTTGGATATAAGGAGCGTAGAAATTGTCTACATGTGCATTGTCGCGGTTTTTCAGTTCGGTCTGCAAAGCGTCTTTACTGTTAAAGAGCGTATTGTAGTAGGAGAAAAAACCTTTCATAAATGTAGAATCATCCGATTTCTTCCGTGATGAACACGAACTTAAAACGGTGACTGACAGGAGGAAAAGTATAGTTTTTTTCATTATCTGATAATAACTTTCAATTTAACGTTTTAGTATTGTAAACGCCGTTTATTTTGGTAAAAATAGCAAATTTTTGCTGAGCCGTCTGGGTATTACCAATCTTTTGATTATTGAATTAACTGCTTCTTTCTGCGTAAACTTATCAGCGTAAAAAAACGCATATTTCAACAGCATTTGAGTTTAAATTAATGCAGCAGTTTTCAGAAGCTTTAGAACAGATTTTGGGTTTTATCAATTTAAATGAAAGCTGCCGTTAAACTTCAGAAAATCACAGATTTTTACGCCAATTCGTCTGGCCGCTAACTTTCGCCAATTCAATTTAAAGTCTTAAATTTGCAGTTGCCTTATGAACCAGGATCAAAACATTCACAAAACCGCTAATTTTGCCGTCCTCAGTGTCAGTTTCGAGAAAGCTGATGCAGAAACACGCGGTAAGTTTTCGTTTTTTGATGACAACATAAAAAATTTCGTGACGGAAATTCACGACCAGAATCTGGGCGACGCTTTTGTGGTTTCTACCTGCAACCGCACCGAAATCTACACCACGTCGCAAAACTACCTGCTTATCGCAGAACTTTACTGCAAAACGATTGGAGTAAGCCTTTCTGAATTTATGCTGTATGTGAATATTCTGAAGCATGAGGAAGCGCTTAACCATCTGTTCCGCGTTGCGGCAGGTCTTGAGAGCCAGATTATTGGCGATTTTGAGATCATTGGACAGATCAAAAACGCGTATCACCGCTTCAAAAAAGTAAAAAGAAACGCTAACCCATTTCTCGAGCGCGCGATTAATTCGGCCATTCAGATTTCAAAAAGAATTAAAAACGAAACCGGAATATCCACAGGAGCCGCTTCGGTGTCATACGCCGCAGTTCATTACATCCTAAAAAATCAGCCACATCTTTCCGACAAAAATATTCTCTTGCTCGGCGTGGGAGAAATTGGCCAGAACACGGTAGAAAACCTTGTGAAACATGTGTACAAGCCGCGTGTAAAAGTGGTTAACCGTACGGCCGATAAAGCAGAGAAAATCGCAGAAAAGTATAAAATTCCGCATATTGAGTACGATCAGTTCAACAAAGAACTCAGCCAAACTGACATTCTGATCGTTGCAACGGGTGCTCAGCATCCGATTATCAATAAAACCCATTTCCCTAACGGGAAGGAAACGCTTGTAATTGACCTTTCTATTCCGAATAATGTTGAGAAAAACATCACCGAAAATACCAACGTGCGTTTGGTGGATGTTGACGATCTTTCGCTGCAGATTAACGAAACCATGGTTTCGAGGCAAAAAGAGATTCCGAAAGCGGAAGCTATCATTAAGGAAATGACCAAAGACTTCCTCGAGTGGGAAAAGAAAAGGAAACTGGCCCCAAACATCCATCATTTCAAAGCCGTCCTTAAAAATATGGAGCGCAACGAAATGCATAACATTCACAAAAAACACAAATATGTGGATGTGCACGATATGCAGCTTTCGGATAAAATGATCCAGAAAATCACAAACAGGTTTGCCAAATATATTATCGATAATCCGTGGAAAGCCGACGAAGTGAGCAGGTTGATGCATGAAATTTTAGTTGAACAGCCCAATAACGAATTCAATGAGAAGCATTAAAATCGGTACGCGAAATTCGCCGCTTGCATTGTGGCAGGCGCGGGAAGTAGCACGGCATCTTCAGAATAATAACCACACCACAGACATTACGCCCATCATTTCCAAAGGCGATAAAAACCTGTCGCAACCGCTTTATACGCTCGGCATCACAGGTATTTTTACCAAAGATCTAGATATTGCTCTTTTGAATAATGAGGTTGACATTGCGGTGCATTCACTCAAAGATATTCCGACCCAACTCCCTGAAAATGTAGAGATTATCGCTGTCTTACAACGTGATTATCCACAGGATGTTCTTGTAAGAAAGAAAGATGCTGCTACCTTGGAACTGCACCAGCTCAAAATTGCCACGAGCAGCCTCCGGCGTCGTGCTTTCTGGCTTAAAGAATTCCCAGGGACAGAATTTTCGGATATCCGCGGCAACGTACAGACGCGTCTGACAAAACTTGAAGAGAATGATTTCGACGCGACTATGTTCTCGCTCGCTGCTATTGAAAGAATGGGCTTATCAGTGGATTATGAACATCTTCCACTGATGATTCCCGCGCCCGCGCAAGGTGTTGTGGCCGTGTGCGCAAGAAGCAATGACCCTGAAATCAAGGAACTTTTTAAAGAGATAAATCACCGGGAAACAAGAATCTGCATTGATATAGAAAGAAGTTTCCTAAGTACCTTAGAGGGAGGCTGTACCGCCCCAATTGGTGCTTTTGCTGAAATAAATGACCTCGGCGAAGTTCGGTTTACCGGCCGGATCTGCTCACTTGACGGGCAGAACTGCATTGAGACCGACGAAATCTTCGCATGGAATGAACATGATGATTTCGGCAAAATTTTAGCCGAGAAAATTCTCCAAAATGGCGGTCGGGAGCTGATGCAGGAAATTAAAAGCAAATTATAACGATTACGTCTGATGAAGATTCTGTTCACAAAAAAATTCAATAAAATGATGATTTCCAAGAAATTAGGGAGTCATTTTTCTTATGATTTTGTGGAGGTTATTGCCATCACGCCGATGGAGGTGGAGGCTTTTAACCTTAAGGATCAGTCGCTTATTTTCACAAGCGTTAATGCGGTGCGAAGTTTCTTCAAAAACGGTTTTGAGCCCGACGAAAATTTCGCCAGCAAAAATTATAATAAGATTTACACTGTGGGCATCACCACAAAAAGAGAACTGAGGAAGTTCGGATTCGGAACTTTTAAGGTGACCAAACATGCCAAAGAACTTTCAGAATTCATCATCGAAAACAGCTCCAAAGAGAAATTTCTGCACTTTTGCGGGAATCTTGCGCTGGATGTGCTGAACAAAACCCTGCCGCTTCAAAATGTTTCGTACCGCAAGATTCCGGTGTACGAAACCACGCTGCTTTATCCCCAGATCGCGGGAAATTATGACGCAGTGTGTTTTTTTAGTCCGAGTGGAGTTCGTAGTTTTGCGAAGTTCAATTCATTTGAAAACCTTGCGATATTTTCAATTGGCGAAACCACCGCAAACGAACTTAAAAAATTCACCCAAAACCCTATAATTACCAGTAAAGAAAGCAATCTTGATGATTTGTTGAAGTTAATTTCCGATCATTTATCATGATTGTTTTTAAGACAAAATAAAAGATATGATTAAGAATGACCTGTATTTAAAAGCATTACGAGGAGAAACCGTAGAAAGGCCGCCGGTATGGATGATGAGACAGGCCGGAAGGTTTCTGCCGGAATTCCGCGCACTTCGGGATCAATACGATTTCTTTACGCGTTGCCAGACGCCGGAACTCGCCGCCGAAATCACCATGATGCCTATCCGCCGCTATCCGCTTGATGCTGCGATCTTATTTTCCGATATCCTGGTCGTTCCACAGGCGATGGGAATTAATTTCGAGATGAAAGAAAACCTCGGCCCATGGCTTGAGACCCCAATACGTACTCTGGCGCAGGTTCAGGAAGTTGAAGTTCCTAATGTTAATGATACTTTGGGCTATGTTTTTGATGCCATTGAACTCACCCTTCATAAACTCGATAATAACATTCCGCTCATCGGTTTTGCCGGTTCACCCTGGACGATTTTATGTTATTGTGTAGAAGGGAAAGGCTCGAAAACCTTTGATGTTGCGAAGAAATTCTGTTTTGAGAATCCTGAAGCGGCTCATTTATTACTTCAGAAAATTACCGATACTACAATCGCTTATCTTAAAAGAAAAGTTGAGAAAGGCGTTTCTGCCGTACAGGTCTTCGATTCGTGGGGCGGAATGCTTTCACCGTACGATTATCAGGAGTTTTCATGGCCGTATATCAACCAGATTGTTGAGGCTTTAAGCGAACTCACACATGTTGTGGTTTTCGGTAAAGGCTGCTGGTTTGCGCTGGAGGAAATGACGTTGTCTAAATCTTCTGCATTGGGCGTAGACTGGACAATCCGTCCGGAAATCGCGAGAAAGCTTGTAGGCGAAAACATGACACTTCAAGGAAATTTCGATCCTTCAAGATTATATTCATCGCCTGAAACCATCACAAGAATGGTTCATGAAATGATTAACCGTTTCGGAAAAGATAAATATATTGTGAATTTGGGCCACGGGATTTTACCAAATATCCCTCTGGAAAACGCTGAAGCCTTCATCCGCGCGGTGGTTGACTGGAAGCCGAATTAAGACAAAACTAATTTGTGAATAAATTAAGAAACGCCATTACGGCGTTTCTTTTTTTATGGACTGATCCTGAATTTCATAGTAGCGCAATTCCTCGGTATCATTTGGTAGACGCACTGTTTTAATGTATTTCAAACCGAGTTTTTCTATCAGTTTCTGCGAAGAAAAGTTGTTGTGAGTCGTGATAGCAGAAATGCGGTGGATCCCAAGCTTTGAAAACGCGGCGTCCAGCAGCGCTTTTGCAGCTTCGAAAGCGTAGCCCTTGTTTTCAAATTCAGGCAGCAGCGAAAAGCCGATGTCGTATACATCAAGTCCATCCCGCTCGAAAATCCCGACAGCGCCGAGTTTTTCGTGATCTAATTTCCGAAAAATTACATAATTTCCGAAACCCAGTTTTTGCGCCAGTGGAAGAAAGCGCGCGATTATGTATTTGCGGGCATCTTCGGGTGAGCCAATGTTTCTGTCGCCAATAAATTCGATGAACTTGGGTTCATTGTAAAGTCTGAAAATCAGATCTGCATCTGCTTCCGAAATTGCTTTCAGCGTCAGCCGTTCTGTTTCCACGGTGTTTAATTGTTGCATTG
This window of the Flavobacteriaceae bacterium 3519-10 genome carries:
- a CDS encoding TPR domain protein; protein product: MKKTILFLLSVTVLSSCSSRKKSDDSTFMKGFFSYYNTLFNSKDALQTELKNRDNAHVDNFYAPYIQLLTYDEQPLGTDLQAGGMFGDDTAPGNIGMGGPGVPGEMAQSNAGIKSGASILEISEAKALKAIAKYSVMKGGEEKNKKIFDANILLAQSRIYQNKPLEALDGLNYVFANMRNDKRIDLARIYQGLAYSKMGDYYRAGEVFADLKNSKKLKKDHQKLLSLYYSEMLLESGKKEEAIAQLEEAYSLNKNSKLRSRIAFLRGQILANLDRKEEARESFVSAYKNANNFEFEVKSQVEIAKTFNGKDDDYEGAREYLEKISKKGTYASRKNEFYYALGIMANNANKKDEAKAFFAQSLKEKMSDPQIRGLSYFEIGRGFFEDSDYLAAGAYYDSALAVMTYQPSKILLQQRSENIKEVSKNYYLIKKNDSILALTRMPEAERIAYFNKVIDAIKTKEAQEELQRKLDERSKGFDTGDYAANSVFAGSQGGFQDFEGGKGGFYFANQSTVAKGESTFKQMWGSRGLSDNWRTSARSNSIEDMKNEAMGIASAPDPRRLEPSFYIEKIPTNSDEILALKNARDTATLGLGRMYEAYFSDTPLASRTLYDLVYAQPQEDTKLQALYSIFAFNYEKDPATAERAKQMILTEFPYTSYAEFVKNPRDNTFAKSSEEVEKIYSQAFDLYSAGQYDESRSMIESALQQYPKDALVPKFALLNAFNSGKTVGKEIMILQLEQIALNYSKTLEGAKAEEMLKYLRSDLTLEMTDEMGNKADAMPAATTPDQPAGDRPAQVQPQGFPRAPGNSETRTPRKPRNGNISQPTIMNPPQEALIK
- a CDS encoding Glutamyl-tRNA reductase gives rise to the protein MTEIHDQNLGDAFVVSTCNRTEIYTTSQNYLLIAELYCKTIGVSLSEFMLYVNILKHEEALNHLFRVAAGLESQIIGDFEIIGQIKNAYHRFKKVKRNANPFLERAINSAIQISKRIKNETGISTGAASVSYAAVHYILKNQPHLSDKNILLLGVGEIGQNTVENLVKHVYKPRVKVVNRTADKAEKIAEKYKIPHIEYDQFNKELSQTDILIVATGAQHPIINKTHFPNGKETLVIDLSIPNNVEKNITENTNVRLVDVDDLSLQINETMVSRQKEIPKAEAIIKEMTKDFLEWEKKRKLAPNIHHFKAVLKNMERNEMHNIHKKHKYVDVHDMQLSDKMIQKITNRFAKYIIDNPWKADEVSRLMHEILVEQPNNEFNEKH
- a CDS encoding Porphobilinogen deaminase, with the translated sequence MNSPITNSMRSIKIGTRNSPLALWQAREVARHLQNNNHTTDITPIISKGDKNLSQPLYTLGITGIFTKDLDIALLNNEVDIAVHSLKDIPTQLPENVEIIAVLQRDYPQDVLVRKKDAATLELHQLKIATSSLRRRAFWLKEFPGTEFSDIRGNVQTRLTKLEENDFDATMFSLAAIERMGLSVDYEHLPLMIPAPAQGVVAVCARSNDPEIKELFKEINHRETRICIDIERSFLSTLEGGCTAPIGAFAEINDLGEVRFTGRICSLDGQNCIETDEIFAWNEHDDFGKILAEKILQNGGRELMQEIKSKL
- a CDS encoding Uroporphyrinogen-III synthase, divergent, Flavobacterial type — encoded protein: MKILFTKKFNKMMISKKLGSHFSYDFVEVIAITPMEVEAFNLKDQSLIFTSVNAVRSFFKNGFEPDENFASKNYNKIYTVGITTKRELRKFGFGTFKVTKHAKELSEFIIENSSKEKFLHFCGNLALDVLNKTLPLQNVSYRKIPVYETTLLYPQIAGNYDAVCFFSPSGVRSFAKFNSFENLAIFSIGETTANELKKFTQNPIITSKESNLDDLLKLISDHLS